The Bartonella sp. HY328 genome contains the following window.
ATATGGTCTTGCTGTCTTTAAAATAAGGTTTCAGGATTTAAAAAGAATGGGTATTGTTATGAAGCCGTTAATTGATCAATTTGATGTTTCACAAGAGGCGGTGGAGCAGGTTGTAAAAAACACCTTGGAAAATGCCGATGATGGCGAGCTTTATATGGAGTATCGCGAAAGTGAAGCCTTAGTTTTTGACAATGGCCGGTTAAAAACCGGTGCTTTTAATCAAGATCGCGGTTTTGGTTTGCGCGCTGTCGCTGGTGAAGCAACGGGCTATGCCCATTCAGGCGAATTTTCATTGGCGGCATTAAAACGGGCAGGTGATGCAGCCAAAGCAGTATCAGCCAATCATAGCGGTACTATTGCTAGCGCACCGCGCGGTACCAACCATCATCTTTATGGTGATGAAAGTCCGCTTGGCGCACCAAGCTTTGAAGAAAAAGTTGCTTTGCTTGAAAAAATTGATTCTTATTTGCGTAACAAAAATGGCGATGTTCGGCAGGTTACAGTATCCCTTGCTGGCTCTATCCAGCAGGTGGAAATTCTACGTGCAGATGGGCAATTGCTGCGTGATACACGTCCGCTTGTTCGCCTTGGTATTGGTGTTGTTGCAGCTCATGGCGATAGGCTTGAAAGTGGCTTTTATGGTTGCGGTGGCCGAAAGGCTTTTGAAAGCTTTATTACCGAACATAATTGGCAAATGGCGGCTGATGAAGCCTTGCGCCAAGCCTTAATTAATCTTGAAGCGGAAGATGCACCAGCTGGAACCTATGATGTAGTTTTGGCAAATGGTTGGCCGGGTGTTATGCTGCATGAAGCGGTGGGACATGGCCTTGAGGGTGATTTTAACCGCAAAAAAACCTCGGCCTTTTCAGGGCTTTTAGGTCAGCAAGTGGCTGCCAAAGGGGTAACTGTCGTTGATGATGGTACAATTCCAGATAGGCGCGGTTCTTTAAGTATTGATGATGAGGGAACGCCATCTGGTCGCAATATATTAATCGAAGATGGTAAGCTTGTTGGCTATATGCAAGATAGGCTAAACGCCCGTTTAATGAATATGCAACCAACCGGTAATGGCCGGCGCGAATCTTATGCCCATGCGCCAATGCCACGTATGACCAACACCATGATGCTTGGCGGTGATGCAACGCCCGAAGATATTATCGCTTCGGTCAAAGATGGTATTTATTGTGTTTCTTTTGGCGGCGGCCAAGTGGACATTACATCGGGTAAATTTGTGTTTGAATGTACCGAAGCCTATCGCATCCATAATGGTGTTGTTGGTGCGCCCATAAAGGGTGCAACACTTATCGGTAATGGGCCTGATGCGATGCACCGTATTTCGATGATTGGCAATGATCCAAAGCTCGATAATGGCATTGGTATGTGCGGAAAAGCAGGGCAAAGTGTACCAGTTGGGGTAGGGCAACCACATTTGCGCATGAATGGCATGACAATTGGTGGTACGAAAGCCTAATTAAGAGATGAGGAGTAGTTTAACTTATGTTTAGAGTTGAACTGCTCTTATTGTTTAAAAAGATGGCGAGATAAGTCTGGCTATCTATGGGGTTGAGAGGGGGCAATAAATGAAAATAATTCAAATAGTTAAATATTTGCAGTGACCTATTCTTTGTGCCTTATTTTTAGTGGTTTCCAATTATAGTGCATTTGCCAATGACAGTCTTGCTAGCCTAACCACGGGTGGTTTGGTTTTAGTAAAAAATGATGACATCGCGATGATCTCAGAAGATCTTTACATATCGCGTAACGAAATTATCGTAAATTATGTTTTTGAAAATTTAACTGATAAGGACATTGATGCACTCGTTGCCTTTCCGTTGCCAGAAGCCCCTGAATCTTACACAGGCGATATATCGGGTGCAGAATATGATGATAACGGCAACTTTATAGCTGAGGATTTTATTGGTTTTCAAGTTTGGGTTGAAGGCAAAGAGATTAAGCCAAAACTCAAAATAGAGAAAAAATTTGGAATATCTCGCGTTTGGCGCGGTGAGGATGTTTACCAGTTAACTTATTATTGGAAGCAAAAATTCCCCAAAAACAAGCAAATCAAGGTGCGCCATTCTTATGCGGCGCTTTATGGTGGTCATTTTGGGCTAACGAGTAAATCTGTTTTTTTGATGACGAAACGCAGAAACTTTATTGCCTTGATAATTCTTTTCGTGCTGCGCTTTATAAAGAATTT
Protein-coding sequences here:
- the tldD gene encoding metalloprotease TldD, with translation MKPLIDQFDVSQEAVEQVVKNTLENADDGELYMEYRESEALVFDNGRLKTGAFNQDRGFGLRAVAGEATGYAHSGEFSLAALKRAGDAAKAVSANHSGTIASAPRGTNHHLYGDESPLGAPSFEEKVALLEKIDSYLRNKNGDVRQVTVSLAGSIQQVEILRADGQLLRDTRPLVRLGIGVVAAHGDRLESGFYGCGGRKAFESFITEHNWQMAADEALRQALINLEAEDAPAGTYDVVLANGWPGVMLHEAVGHGLEGDFNRKKTSAFSGLLGQQVAAKGVTVVDDGTIPDRRGSLSIDDEGTPSGRNILIEDGKLVGYMQDRLNARLMNMQPTGNGRRESYAHAPMPRMTNTMMLGGDATPEDIIASVKDGIYCVSFGGGQVDITSGKFVFECTEAYRIHNGVVGAPIKGATLIGNGPDAMHRISMIGNDPKLDNGIGMCGKAGQSVPVGVGQPHLRMNGMTIGGTKA